The following are encoded together in the Lathyrus oleraceus cultivar Zhongwan6 chromosome 3, CAAS_Psat_ZW6_1.0, whole genome shotgun sequence genome:
- the LOC127126096 gene encoding vacuolar cation/proton exchanger 2 produces MIISIYALKSDMIRVVQQSLLGSILSNMLLVLGCAFFTGGIVHCQKLQVFNKAAAVVNSGLLLMAVMGILFPAVLHFTHSEVHLGKSVLSLSRFSSCIMLLAYASYPFFQLRSQQNFYTPVDQEVDTSENTDEEEEFELTKWEAIIWLAILTVWVSVLSGHFVDAIEGASESLNMSVAFISVILLPIVGNAAEHASAIMFAVEDKLDITIGVAVGSSTQISMFVIPFCVVVGWCKGKDRTRKSNLKKIIDYNVPQQYNHNFCPKRHLYDM; encoded by the coding sequence ATGATTATATCAATTTATGCCTTGAAAAGCGATATGATTAGGGTTGTTCAGCAATCTTTACTTGGTTCCATCTTGTCTAATATGCTTCTAGTTCTTGGATGTGCATTCTTTACTGGTGGGATTGTTCACTGTCAAAAACTTCAGGTTTTCAATAAGGCAGCTGCTGTTGTCAATTCCGGCTTGCTGCTCATGGCTGTAATGGGAATACTGTTTCCTGCTGTGCTTCATTTTACTCACTCAGAAGTTCATCTTGGGAAGTCAGTCTTATCCTTATCCAGATTTAGCAGCTGCATAATGCTACTGGCCTATGCAAGCTACCCTTTCTTTCAACTTAGAAGTCAACAGAATTTTTATACTCCAGTTGACCAGGAAGTAGATACAAGCGAAAACACTGACGAGGAGGAAGAATTTGAGTTAACTAAGTGGGAAGCGATAATCTGGCTGGCTATTTTGACAGTATGGGTATCAGTATTGTCTGGACACTTTGTGGATGCCATAGAGGGAGCATCTGAATCATTGAATATGTCAGTGGCCTTTATTAGTGTCATCTTGCTTCCAATAGTAGGAAATGCTGCAGAGCATGCGAGTGCTATCATGTTTGCCGTAGAAGACAAGCTAGATATCACAATTGGAGTTGCTGTTGGATCATCAACCCAGATATCCATGTTTGTGATCCCTTTCTGTGTGGTTGTTGGGTGGTGCAAGGGAAAAGACCGGACACGAAAGAGCAACTTGAAGAAGATAATAGATTACAATGTTCCACAACAATATAATCACAATTTTTGTCCAAAAAGGCATCTGTATGATATGTGA